CAGAACACGCTTACCCCAAAACTTAGTCAAACGTAATTCTGCCGGCAGAACTTAACAGGTTTAAAACATCTGCACAGGCTTGCCGGATTTTGGCTGGGATGGGCCGAAAATGATAGATTATAGAGTGCATATGATAAACAAAGTTGGAAGGGGGGCTTTATTCATGGAAAACTTTGTGTCTTTATGAGGTGGATCTTTTCTCTGCTCCTCATGAAACAAATCTAATCTCAGTTATGTCCTTATAACTCATGTTCTTCACTATGGAACTTGACTACTGAACTATAAGGTCCTTGGCATCAGTTTGATGATATTCACATTAGTGTTGATTATGATGGtgaattctcttttttttttcctttttaatttatGAATGTTGTTAAATTTGCATCTCATCTTTAATTCTTCTCTCGATCCATTCTTCCTtagaaaatgtttttttttgttctctcaATTTTTTCCAATATCTTTTCTTTGTGCAGATGAAGATCTTCTTAAAGTTGATGAAAACTGTAGCCCTTGaagtaaacagcacagacacaattgatgacATCAAAGCTAAGATTTCCCCCGTAGAGGGACTTGCACCGAGTCAACAAGAGCTATTTTTTGCAGGTAATCATCTCAAGGGTACTAATACACTAGCCGATTACAACATTCCCGAGAATTCCACCATCAACCTTTATATTGGACATGGAATGCAAATATTTGTTAAGGTTCCAACCACTGGGAATACAATTGTGCTTGATGTGAAGAAATGCGACACCATTCAAAATGTGAAGTCTAAAATCCAGGACAAGGAGGGAATCCCACTAAACCAACAAACACTCGTCTACTTAGGCAGATCACTTGAGGATAACGAGACATTGATTGCTTATGATATCAAAGAAGCTTTGTTGCTTAATTTAGTATTgcatccaaaagatgagctGAAAATATATGTCAACATCACTAGTGGTAAAACCCTAATACTTGAAGTGAGAACCTGGTACACCATTAGGGATGTCAAGATGATAGTTGAGAGCTTGGAGGGGGATCCTACTGGTGAACAGATGCTTGTTTATGCTGGAAACCAGCTACAGGACACTCTAACTTTGCATGACCATAAAATCTGTGATAATTCTGTCTTGCAGTTGTCGTCGTCTCCAATGCAGATATTCATTAAGAGTGCAAGTGGGAAGACCTTAACACTCATGGTGGAAAAGAGCAGCACGGTAGCTAATGTCATGGATAATATGGAAAAGAAGGGGTTCAAACTGAATCACCAGATGCTGGTGTATGCAGGGAAAGTACTTGACaaagatgcaactcttgcagatTATCATATTCAGGGTGGTTCAACCATCGATGTCCGAACACGTGCTGGTTCAGCCATCGATCTACGAACACATGCTTCTTTTCAGTACTGACATCATATCTTTGTGAACTTAGTAAATGGGGAAAGAATCTCTCCGAACGTGGAGCCAGACACTAAAATAAAAGAGGTGAAAGCCATGATCCAAGAGAGGACCAATATTCCATGCATAAATCTAAAGCtttgttattttaagaaaagGCTCCATGAGTGTTCTACTTTGGCACAGAACAACATTCACTTTGGCTCTACTCTACTGCTTAGTTCCTAATGCATTTTATGATGATAGAAAGGTACAATAGATCTGTGAGATAAAATATTGGGATAAACAGATTTTTCAGGATGTGTCACCATTGTGGCTGATTCTTTTGGTGACATCTTAGAAAGGAaaggtttcttttcattttctttcgtATGCTTTTATGAAAAAACTTACCAACTAACTTGTATCTGGATTGATAATCCTTTCTGGATGGTTATTTTAATGGCAAAACATAGTCAATATCTGTTGGAACAGGAAAAGGATATATGTTTAGGTGATCTGTAGGCTGATGTATcaggggctgctgctgagacGATGGGTGGCTATCGAGCATTTCTTGTTTTATGTTGTCCAAGAAGCTCCACTTCTGCTGTTGAATGTGAGCTAGAAATATACTGCATGTTCCTTTCTAGTATGATGCTTACCTTAATTTTGCAGGTGGAGATAATTGAGATGATGACGCTTTGCTGAACTCATGAGGTTTTCTTTTGGAGGTCCTTCTGCAAGTTATGTTATCGTGACACTTTCTATTTCTTATAAGCCAAGATGCTACTAGTGTCTAGTACCTCAATGGTCGTTTACAATTTGTTGCTTTAGATTAAGAGAATGGAAAATCTGGTGTTATTATGCGATGATTTTATTCAGCCGGATTTTGTCAAATTATTTCAGAAATTTTGGTATCAGGTCCTGGCATCTGTTTTATAAAAGCTGGTGGCTAAGTGTAACCCTAGGCTTGCTTTTGCCATTGGAGATAAATTACTCTCCGAAGACCAGACCAAGGTTTTCATCCAACGCCGGGATATCAGTTGAGATGGTATTGTATTGGTACCGGGCACCTACCTATATGATGTATAATTATGTAACTGGCACGTTCTACCTTTTTATCTTGGCCTATGTTTACTGATATAATGTGTTATATTAGCTGATATCCTAATTAGTCTGTTATTATTTAAACTAAGTATTTAATTGTTAAGTATTTAAAATCAGCTATTTAATATGAGAATTTTAAACTAAGTTTTTAATTGTTAAGTATTTAAAATCAGCTATTTAATATGAGAATTAAATTCAGGTCTGCTATAACATCCAAGATCATGATTTTTTGGTTCCACAATATCAGCAAAAATCTGGGAAACCTTGGAGCTTGAGGAATTTTTCCATGTTCTCCTGGCTTTCCTTCGTGGCAGGTTAAATCAAGATCTCAAGCATCATCTCTCTATTGGCTACCTACCAAGATGGCCAAAATCAACTGTTTTAAAAACCTCCAAATAGACTTATAAAGGAGTGAAAAAAATTTGTTATTGCTTTTTGTTGATCTGCAAATGGAGTGAACTTGACGTTTAGTAATGGCATATTTGCGTGCTTATGTAACAACCCAAAAAATTAGCCATATCTTTGCATTGAACTCTGCTGATGCTTTCTGATTTGCTGCTGTTTATGACTCAAAGTTTGCTCCTTAAACATCAACTTTATTGGCTTCCCTAAATCCACATGAGAAGGAAATAATCTAGAAATTCAATTTAAAGTTAATAAATGATGCGCAGGGCTTGTATATACCACATTATTGATGCAGATATTACGGACCCGTACTCTCAACCTCCGTGGATTTATATCCAACAGTTTGAAGACCATGAAGTTTCCTTTAAAAATATTTAGCATGCGAGCAACAACATAATTTAGAAAATGCATATGCTAAGCAGTCAACCAGAGCCTCTAATGAAAGATGGTAGCTCTCTTTGGAACCTTACCTGATCCAGGAGGATCCTTAGACTCATATGGAGCACTATAGCCACTATGAGTAGAGTTGGATGGGTCTAGGAGCAAGATCTGGCATATCAGAAAGCCAAGTTATAAGCTAAATTTTTGGAGGTCATAATTTGGTTATACGATACTGTGGggcatcttcttttttttttttaaaaaaaaagaataatttttCGAGATCCATAACGTAACGTTTGCCTATTTAGGATCTAAAACAGGCTGGACCGattgaaagttttctttttgggtAAAACTTTGATCGGATGTAACTTTCAATCTCAGAAGAATCAAGCGGGGCAATAAAAGGTAAATTTGATGTAGAAATCGAAATTTACCTTCTaaaaaattttagcttttttcaGTTTATTTCTACTAGACATTTttgtttcaaaaaataaaatcttattAGAGCTATGAAAACAAATCTGATCTGAATTATGCAAGAACGGAGCTCActataataaatagaaattgTGTACATCGGTTTCagactattaatgaaaaaaagaGGGAACTTAAGTTCTACTTTCATAATTTTTACATCTTCTAAATTTCTTTGATGAGATTTAAGTTAAGCGGattgaaaattttcttttttctttccgatCGGATCatcggaaagaaaaaaaagtttcttTTTTACTTTACATTTAATTTTTGTTGATTCAAAATTTTATCTCTGGTCCTTTATTATATATGCTTAATCTCTAGCCTTATAAGTCATCTTGTTAGACAACAAAGATATTTGTGTACAAAATTTAAGAAAACTTTATACTAAACATACTCCTAATTCTGCACCggcataaatataatatatcaaaTGCATAAAATGGCAGTCCAACAAAAGGCTGGGAGCTAAAATTCTCtaatttgagattttttttttcttcttgaaggTGGTATAACTTTACAGCAAAATATTATGAATGCAATAAAATGTGCACTCGTGAGATACGTTTGCCTTTTGTTTTATCTTACTGGTCTAATTACACTACAACTATTAGAATATAGGAAGTGTAGAAATGAATCATGTCCTATTTTTACAATCTACAAGAGGAAAAagtatttattaaacagatttatAAATGAATCATGTCCCATTAACCACTCTCTGTCCATTCGATCACTATCTGTGCACTTTTCACACCACAGTTCTCATTGTCAGCTGGTTTCAAGACGAGACAAGGAGAGATTTTCCTCACCTTATGGTCCTTGCATTTTGAAGTGCAATCAcctgattcattttttttttctttctccaccATCACCTTGTAGCCCCCTGATTCATCTCAATCAACAGCTTTCTCAGCAAGCAAGCCAAACCACCTTCATCTTCATTAATATAGAGTCCCTTGGCTCCAAGTTTGGACGCAATATGAGTCTAGCTTTCCTTTTACTGAATATAATCATCCTTTGAggaaatatattttgtattttgttCCCTTGTGAATGACCATAGGAGagttataaataatataaaatatttattttctttgaaaTTACAGGCATCCATCAATTGCTCATTCCTCCTAAATAAACCACACTTTTGTGTTGCTCCTCAGCAAATTGCACTTTGGGAATGTTATTTATGGTTGTGACAAAATGACtatcattattaaaaatttttattgtTGTAGCAAAATAATTTGCCTTGCAAACCTTTGCTTTGATTTTTCGGGGATGTGGCACTTACAACATCTAACAAGAAATTACAAgcaataatagaaaaaaaataatgatgttaTTTGCTTAAGTATCAATGTTTTGTATAACTGgttacaaaataaaaatataacaatgatataGAGAttgtatttttcaaaaaaatattgaaatattaTACCAGATGTTGGCAACATAAAAAGCTATCCTATACATAGCATCATTGGTCTCTCTGTAGATCCGGGTAGCTTCGGATAGGACAAGGGTGGAATTGATCCTCCAAATTTCGGAAGAGGATGAGCACCTTTAATCTGGGTCGCTGCTTTGGTTATTCAATTGATCAGCATCCTTTTAAGTTCACTTCCAACACAATGTTGGCTCCTCCAAGCATGGTAGTGGACGTGACATGACATTAATGTTCAGAAAGCACTACTACATACGCGCCCACACGCACAGACGCACGcacagaaataaaaaaaaaaaaggaaaaaaaaagaaaagaaaagaccaCCCCATCTCACAGGATGCAACTCCCTGCCAttcctctgtgtgtgtgtgtgtgtgtgtgtgtgtgtgtgtgtgtgtgtgtgtgtgtgtggatcACGCTTACTCGTGGCCATCCCTATCCATGGTATGGTCTGGACGGTCTGGCCCATCTGGACAAAATAGAGACGGAGGGTCTGATTTGGGCCGGACGGTCTAGCCTTAAGTACCCAATTCTAGGCTTCCAGCTGATTTGTTTTGTTTGTATCTCTGTGGCCTGcgggcccaaataattttacaaattcGAGTCAGATCGGGTTGGGGCGGGTCGTAGGATttaaaaatccaaaattatccaaatttcaaatggatCGGGTCGGATTTGAATTCAGAAAATCCAGACTGTACCCGAAAAATAGAACATGTCCAATTTtaagacccgacccgactccaaaataggtcgggtcgggtctaagcAAGTCAACcaaacccatttgcagccttacttcTAATTAGATTTTTAGGTGATGGTTGGAACATAAAGACAAAGACTAATCGggtcaacaaggaattcttAGTCtagaaatgaaaaaaagaaagcgACGAGTAACATAGTAGTCTATACTCAACCCATGTGGACCTGCTCTGAAAATTTCTTGAAAGTGTAGGCGAAGACTTCAGGATGTAAATGGTCACCGGAACTCCTAGTCTatgaaggaaaagagagagagctgAGTAGCATGGATTGGGGTTGTATCTTTGGTGCAAAAGAAGGCCTCACCTTCCTTCGCACGAATTGACTTTTGGATCTCACATTACACGGATATCAAAGCGCTCCAAACTCTATCCTTCATCTGCcttcacagatctcaaagcaacaAGTAGATGATCTATTAATGGTGGATTTgtgcgaaggaaggtgaatccttctttcatgAGAAAGATACACCTCCGACCCGAGTAGCATACTAGTCCATCTTCCAATTGGAATTTTAGTTAAAATGTTAAGGAACGAGACTAACCAAGTCAATAAGGAATTTCTCAACTAGAAATTAAGGAAGAAAAGGGATGAGCAGCATACTAGAAAGCGATGAGTAGCATGCTAGTCTATCTTCCAACTGGAGCCAACTACTGATCTATCTTCCAATTGGAATTTTAAGTGATGGTGGAAAGCTAAGGACCAAGACTAAACAGGTCAACGAGGACCTTAGCCTACAAAAAAAGTTCTCTCAGAACAAATACAAGGTGCTGATAGTTTGGGATTCAATCCACCTCCGTGGATACAGAAGCATGTTGCTTCCCTTCCTTCACTGGCTTTTGTGCGTAGCTGCAATCCACAAATAAAGGAAATATCAATTGGACTAATATATTTAACATCAAGTAAATAGGCACCATTCTTTTTTTCCTCTAGCAGTTTGATCTCACAAATAATGTCATTTCTCTGATATTGCTAAGGATCTAGCTAGATCTGAAAGATGTCTGCATCATGAGAGCACAAATAATCCaggaaaaaatatttgttaaaaggCGCACTGAGTCGATGGACCTTGGAAAGGTATCAAAGGTATCAAAGGTATAAAGAGCAGAGGGTGGACAGGATTTGGAAAAACGGCGGTCATTGGCTTGGTTTTGATAGAATAAGAAAGCAAAGGAATTTGGAAAATAGAATTCACAAAGGAAAATAAAGAAGTTTCGGTATTTAACTTGGCAGCTTTAATACCTGTAAGACTGATGGAAAGTAGGTTTTTCCAGATATTGAAATTATTGACGAAAATTATTTCATCTGCACGCAACGATAGTGTATacaaatttacaaaaaaaaaaaaaatattaaaggaATTTTTAACTTCTATATATAACCCCACCTCCTTTGTGATATTCCATATTCTAAACAAGAAGAATGATTATATTTATATCAAAAGATGAACTATGTGAGGGATTTTCAAGTGTTTGCTGTCTTTGGATATTAGTAGTTGAAAATTAGTCATTACAGGTCGGAGTTGAAATTCATTATTACTTGTTCTAGTTTCTAGCTTCAATCATGTCTCTCAATCTTTCGGCATTACCTATCCAATCTTGaacaatcaaatattttgaGATGTACAATTCGGATGCTGCTACGAACCTGGACCTCTCTCAAGTGGAGACAGGAGAGGGACGCCAATATTTGAGGCAAGGCTACTTGACTTTGAAACATCAAATTACCATCTATAAACAATATATGCACCGTGTAAACACTTCTTCCACCTTTTCGAACATGAAGTCAAATTCCTGACACCTTAGAAGGCACCGATCGACTAAATTTGTCCTTTAACagcaaatctgtcacgccccgaacccatcacccgggtccggcacgcgaccggccgcatgagccctagagcagtgccctagagATCATgaaaggcctaagataaacaattaattccaataattccatgattaatgtaattaaaccaaaccaaccaaaatgtactgaatgattacataaattcaaatgtccataagcaaaagataaattaatttctatctatctagcagtcagactccatgctgatctcatttctcgtcccacccgatggactctacaaatccagtgcctctgaaaaagaaagtaagagtagtatgagcttttccagccccgtaagaatcccaacagccacacacagtaataatgataaaatcatcaaagtaataaataaatgtcatttcatcatttcaaaagttcaacaaacaacaagtgtataaaatcagtacatatacacaaatcctttttcacattatgtgatccattcccgtattactctgattcccaagttttcagactttttacttctggctttggactaaccaagttcatgacccagtccaagactgcacaaatcccacgcataagctcgtggtagctatcccacgcgtaagcccgtggaggctatcctacgcataagctcgtagaggctatcccacgcgtaagcccgtggaggctatcctacgcataagctcgtagaggctatcccacgcataagctcgtggcagctatcctacgcataagctcgtagaggctatctcatgacaaggttagtccaacccattttacatgtctagttttacatgtttaatcacatttcaatcacgtcacatattttcataatttctcaaaatatgttattccttctcaatttaattattccaatactttcataataaacaaaatgcacaACTCATagtgtcatacaagctcaaaaacaaatagcaacatactgataaaatatatccaacgataaatccaatatatgcataaataaaagtgctcagttgtagggattcttacagaaatttgTGGACTGACTCAAATACGGATCCGGATCACAACctacgagctggggtgctgagtcccctgatcaaaacctcctggctcCACTGACTCCTCCCCTACAACATCAGTTAccaatcacaaactaaattatttgatatttaaatattctaaaccataattctcATCTATTATGGGGTCTATCACCAGATCCCCTAACATCTCAATCtc
Above is a genomic segment from Phoenix dactylifera cultivar Barhee BC4 chromosome 2, palm_55x_up_171113_PBpolish2nd_filt_p, whole genome shotgun sequence containing:
- the LOC120110004 gene encoding polyubiquitin 3-like, with amino-acid sequence MHSDQPSKMKIFLKLMKTVALEVNSTDTIDDIKAKISPVEGLAPSQQELFFAGNHLKGTNTLADYNIPENSTINLYIGHGMQIFVKVPTTGNTIVLDVKKCDTIQNVKSKIQDKEGIPLNQQTLVYLGRSLEDNETLIAYDIKEALLLNLVLHPKDELKIYVNITSGKTLILEVRTWYTIRDVKMIVESLEGDPTGEQMLVYAGNQLQDTLTLHDHKICDNSVLQLSSSPMQIFIKSASGKTLTLMVEKSSTVANVMDNMEKKGFKLNHQMLVYAGKVLDKDATLADYHIQGGSTIDVRTRAGSAIDLRTHASFQY